In a genomic window of Pelotomaculum thermopropionicum SI:
- a CDS encoding Uncharacterized protein (predicted to be involved in DNA repair (RAMP superfamily)), translating into MKVWVIEPRDPLIARDGRPFGPVPGARAFTLAFPFPSTIAGAVRTRDGLDASGRFQPAEIPRLKKIEVLGPLLVELDAGTGDIDRWLVPAPADALFFELVPSDFTKAAIRQLTPLQLPPGSHTNLPEDSLAPVGMPDRDPRKPFSKTPAYWYWKLFEKWLVDPFDGDVQLVEVGHNGPVQEVRMHASIRPDTQTADEEKGALFQTRGLEFACPVEDHADGGILSRVRRLGLAAAADAPNLKPGIAPLGGERRLAFWRQSNQVLPSCPEALKEKIAALGHCRLILLTPAHFGAGWKPSRLLEEWEGVRPYLQAAALKRHQTVSGWDLEGKGRRKPTRRLAPAGTVYFLKLNGDSAAIKRWVDSIWLTCVSDGEQDRRDGFGLAVTGVWDGNLHRMEV; encoded by the coding sequence ATGAAGGTATGGGTCATTGAACCCCGTGATCCCCTTATTGCCCGCGACGGGCGCCCGTTTGGGCCTGTGCCCGGCGCCCGGGCCTTTACCCTGGCTTTTCCGTTTCCATCGACCATTGCCGGGGCTGTCCGCACACGGGACGGACTCGATGCCTCGGGTCGCTTTCAGCCAGCTGAAATTCCCCGTTTGAAAAAGATAGAGGTCCTGGGGCCGCTGCTGGTGGAATTGGATGCCGGAACAGGGGACATTGACAGGTGGCTGGTTCCGGCGCCCGCTGACGCGCTTTTTTTTGAACTTGTGCCGTCTGATTTTACCAAAGCGGCAATCAGGCAACTCACTCCACTACAATTGCCGCCGGGATCACACACAAACCTGCCGGAAGATTCTTTGGCGCCTGTTGGAATGCCCGATCGGGACCCCCGTAAACCGTTCAGTAAAACACCAGCCTATTGGTATTGGAAATTATTTGAAAAATGGCTTGTGGATCCCTTTGATGGTGATGTTCAACTTGTTGAAGTGGGTCATAACGGCCCCGTCCAGGAGGTGCGGATGCACGCGAGCATACGGCCGGATACGCAGACGGCAGATGAAGAGAAAGGGGCTCTCTTCCAAACGCGGGGTCTGGAGTTTGCTTGTCCGGTGGAGGACCATGCCGATGGCGGTATACTTTCCAGGGTGCGCCGCTTGGGGCTGGCGGCGGCCGCGGATGCTCCCAACCTTAAGCCGGGGATCGCTCCTTTGGGCGGCGAGCGCCGCCTGGCCTTCTGGCGGCAAAGCAACCAGGTGCTTCCCTCCTGTCCGGAAGCCTTAAAAGAAAAAATAGCCGCCCTGGGACACTGCCGCCTGATATTGCTTACACCGGCGCATTTCGGGGCAGGCTGGAAACCATCCCGGCTTCTTGAAGAATGGGAGGGTGTGCGGCCTTATTTGCAGGCGGCGGCCCTCAAGAGGCACCAGACTGTCTCAGGCTGGGATTTAGAGGGAAAAGGTAGACGCAAACCCACCCGCCGCTTGGCGCCGGCTGGCACCGTATATTTCCTGAAACTTAACGGTGACAGCGCAGCGATCAAAAGATGGGTAGACAGCATTTGGCTGACCTGCGTAAGCGACGGGGAGCAGGATCGCCGCGACGGGTTTGGCCTGGCTGTTACCGGAGTATGGGATGGTAATCTACACCGGATGGAGGTGTGA
- a CDS encoding predicted hydrolase (HD superfamily (permuted catalytic motifs)) codes for MNGTHLVTFHIGPVQDFIATARRSHDLWYGSWLLSELAKTAALEVVRYNGGDSSCLIFPASEGDSLEQLKSFDFSAPNKVVAVVSCNPVELGDAVKESINRRLDELSNDVFRGINGFEREVAVQQVKDFIEFFWASYPLNGNYKQARDFAEAVLSARKATRDFAQVSWGSSEPKCSLDGCRESVIAETIYKQMNDDKLYKSYRVQRGEYLCGVCLLKRHGKRGREEYFFSTSHVAALPLLERLTGQHRPLVEEYVGKLKELGIPPGDLETVRPPHPVFGPNDGHLLYEERFREFFFQEKEKIQIAQKALREFLKKAFGDKKPLPYYALLCADGDHMGKVIDAQKTPEKHRELSRSQSSFALEARRIVKENNGSLIYSGGDDVLALVPLHKVLDCACRLSKTFRERLAGFKGEDGGEEISPTLSVGIAVAHHLEPLSDVLELARSAEKAAKSVPGKNALAVTLSKRSGSERMVKGTWGDLDRQLKWLINLHRNEDVPDGAAYELYDLARRLETRNEELKGTLQEAACAEAKRILRRKKARRGTERMAEEVLAGLESLLESDKFSFEKLKQLADGLIIAREFAVAMELAGAPQFPVSTGEVVKK; via the coding sequence ATGAATGGGACACACCTGGTCACTTTTCACATCGGCCCGGTGCAGGATTTCATTGCCACAGCGCGGCGCAGTCACGATCTGTGGTACGGCTCTTGGCTGTTGAGTGAACTGGCAAAAACGGCCGCATTGGAAGTTGTCCGGTATAACGGGGGTGATTCATCATGCCTTATATTTCCGGCTTCTGAAGGGGACAGCCTGGAGCAGTTGAAGTCATTTGATTTTAGCGCGCCTAATAAGGTGGTTGCCGTGGTCAGCTGCAATCCTGTTGAGTTAGGTGATGCCGTCAAAGAATCTATTAACAGGCGCTTGGATGAATTGTCCAATGATGTGTTCAGGGGAATCAATGGCTTTGAACGTGAAGTGGCCGTACAGCAGGTGAAAGACTTTATTGAGTTCTTTTGGGCTTCGTATCCTTTAAATGGTAATTACAAACAGGCGCGCGATTTTGCTGAAGCCGTCCTCAGCGCCCGGAAGGCAACGCGCGATTTTGCCCAGGTAAGTTGGGGTTCGAGCGAGCCCAAATGTTCCCTTGACGGGTGCCGGGAGTCGGTTATTGCTGAAACCATTTACAAACAGATGAACGATGACAAGCTTTATAAGAGTTACCGCGTGCAGCGCGGCGAGTATTTGTGCGGGGTATGCCTGCTAAAGCGTCACGGCAAACGGGGAAGGGAGGAGTATTTTTTCAGCACTTCCCACGTTGCAGCACTTCCATTGCTGGAACGGCTTACCGGACAGCACCGGCCGCTTGTGGAAGAGTATGTCGGCAAATTGAAAGAACTCGGCATTCCGCCGGGTGATCTGGAGACGGTACGGCCACCCCACCCCGTGTTTGGTCCTAACGACGGCCATTTATTGTACGAAGAGCGGTTCCGCGAGTTTTTCTTCCAGGAGAAGGAAAAGATACAGATAGCCCAAAAAGCGCTGCGTGAGTTTCTGAAAAAAGCCTTCGGCGATAAAAAACCGCTGCCTTACTACGCGCTTCTATGCGCTGACGGCGATCACATGGGCAAGGTAATCGACGCCCAGAAAACTCCCGAAAAACACCGGGAGCTCTCACGGAGCCAGAGCAGCTTTGCCCTGGAAGCGCGCCGGATAGTGAAAGAGAACAATGGATCCCTTATATATTCCGGCGGCGACGACGTCCTGGCTTTAGTACCTTTGCACAAAGTGCTCGACTGTGCCTGTAGGTTATCCAAAACATTCCGGGAGCGGCTTGCCGGGTTTAAGGGAGAGGACGGCGGGGAGGAAATATCACCGACACTTTCGGTTGGCATTGCTGTTGCTCATCATCTCGAACCTCTCTCCGACGTCCTTGAGCTGGCGCGCAGTGCGGAGAAGGCGGCCAAATCCGTGCCCGGCAAAAACGCCCTGGCGGTGACATTGAGCAAGCGGAGCGGTTCAGAGAGGATGGTTAAAGGCACCTGGGGGGACCTGGATCGGCAGTTAAAATGGCTTATTAACTTACATCGCAATGAAGACGTTCCTGACGGTGCCGCTTATGAGTTGTACGATCTGGCCAGGCGGCTTGAAACACGAAATGAAGAGTTAAAGGGTACGCTTCAAGAAGCAGCTTGCGCGGAAGCCAAACGTATTCTACGCCGCAAAAAAGCCCGGCGCGGTACTGAACGCATGGCGGAGGAAGTGTTGGCGGGGTTGGAGTCCTTACTTGAGAGCGACAAGTTTTCCTTTGAAAAACTCAAGCAACTGGCGGATGGCCTCATTATTGCCAGGGAGTTCGCCGTTGCCATGGAACTGGCAGGAGCGCCCCAGTTCCCAGTCTCAACCGGCGAGGTGGTGAAAAAATGA
- a CDS encoding hypothetical protein (containing DNA-binding HTH domain-containing proteins COG2771 CsgD, DNA-binding HTH domain-containing proteins), which translates to MGQSSPPGKRNRRTAALVATLGVEPQVVTITLDLLLAGGWTIGETVVIYTKTPRVQEALVIIEEEFKREAYPGIKLRAVAVASAEGMTGDFCTDEELQSLLRVLYTEVRHLRQAGRVVHLCVSGGRKVMGIMGMVVAQLLFGPDDYVWHLITEGWQPGAGRQLHLPPDKGVWLVPVPVLRWNEAGMLMQAVAELKDPAEVMAWQEKLSRASRVKRQREFIERWLTRAEREVVRLACQGMDNAAIAGALYKREQTVANQLRGVYEKFREWLGYPEGNVDRHRLIAEFAPYFTLVEEAK; encoded by the coding sequence ATGGGTCAATCCAGTCCACCGGGTAAACGAAACCGCCGGACCGCGGCACTGGTGGCCACCCTGGGCGTGGAGCCGCAGGTGGTGACCATTACGCTGGACCTGCTGCTGGCTGGCGGCTGGACCATCGGTGAAACGGTGGTAATCTACACTAAAACCCCCAGAGTGCAGGAAGCTCTGGTAATTATTGAAGAGGAATTTAAAAGGGAAGCGTATCCCGGCATTAAGCTAAGGGCCGTTGCGGTTGCTTCGGCAGAAGGAATGACAGGCGATTTTTGCACCGATGAAGAGCTGCAAAGCCTGCTGCGCGTTTTGTACACCGAAGTGCGCCATCTCCGCCAGGCCGGACGCGTTGTGCATCTTTGCGTGTCCGGCGGCCGCAAGGTCATGGGGATAATGGGCATGGTGGTTGCCCAGCTTCTTTTCGGGCCGGATGATTATGTCTGGCATTTGATTACAGAGGGCTGGCAGCCCGGCGCCGGCCGGCAACTGCACCTTCCTCCTGATAAAGGGGTCTGGCTGGTGCCCGTGCCCGTCCTGCGCTGGAACGAGGCAGGCATGCTGATGCAGGCCGTGGCCGAGCTGAAAGACCCTGCCGAGGTGATGGCCTGGCAGGAAAAATTAAGCCGGGCCAGCCGGGTAAAACGGCAGCGTGAGTTTATCGAACGGTGGCTGACGCGTGCCGAGAGGGAGGTGGTCCGGCTGGCCTGTCAGGGAATGGATAATGCCGCCATTGCCGGGGCCCTTTACAAGCGTGAGCAAACGGTGGCCAACCAGCTCCGGGGGGTTTACGAAAAGTTCCGGGAGTGGCTGGGTTATCCTGAAGGCAATGTGGACCGGCACAGGCTGATTGCCGAGTTCGCACCGTATTTTACGCTGGTGGAGGAAGCGAAGTAA
- the LytE gene encoding FOG: LysM repeat: MDYVIQAGDTLSIIAARFGTTVEDIIRANPILQTQAFIFPGQIIHIPLPGKAPIPRAALYIVQPGETLNSIALKFNVQYGSLLQANPQIGDPNLIYPGQIIAIPLPLGTVTPAPDPVPFPPLDPFLK, from the coding sequence ATGGACTACGTTATTCAAGCCGGCGACACGCTAAGCATTATAGCCGCCCGCTTTGGCACCACGGTTGAAGATATCATCAGGGCCAACCCCATCCTGCAAACCCAGGCCTTTATTTTTCCGGGCCAGATCATTCACATACCGCTGCCGGGCAAAGCGCCGATCCCCCGCGCTGCCCTTTACATCGTCCAACCCGGAGAAACTCTTAACTCCATTGCCCTGAAATTTAACGTGCAGTATGGGTCCCTTTTGCAGGCTAACCCCCAAATTGGCGACCCCAACCTCATTTACCCGGGCCAGATTATAGCCATCCCCCTTCCGCTGGGAACGGTGACACCTGCCCCGGACCCGGTGCCGTTTCCGCCACTGGATCCGTTTCTAAAATAA
- the MrcB gene encoding membrane carboxypeptidase (penicillin-binding protein) yields MANKKIKKRKLNIYRLAFFLLCVALLIAGGTGIGLVFASVRDMPVLNPSVLESGASTMIYDKDGNLVTQIGIKNSVPVDLKEVPEHVRNAFLAIEDPGFYEHHGISLRGIARAAWSDITSRSIREGGSTITQQLVKISFLSPERTLKRKIQEVILAFQVERRYTKDEILEMYLNNIYLGEGAYGIQAAAQTYFGKNVGELELEEAALLGGLPQAPSAYSPYRDPQAALERRNTVLDSMARRGFIDESQAKKAKAREIKLETKEPAERQYPYPYFLDYVTDKLIEKYGEAEVFKGGLKVYTSLDQKIQQAAEAAMARNANFPPSKTDANGLLQPQGAVVVLDPHTGYIKALVGGREHTQKRQWNRATQATRQPGSAFKPIAAYGPAIEYKGMGPASVVDDIPVKYGSYEPKNYDGRYRGLITLRTALTHSVNVAAVKLLADSVGIDAAVRFASGLGINLDPSVHGASMALGGLHNGVSPLQMAGAYAAFANQGVYIEPTAIVKVEKQDGVILDQPVPKHHQAMKATTAYLVTDMLKSVVQSGTGSGAQIGRPAAGKTGTTDDGKDIWFVGYTPELVAAVWIGYDQPAAMPQAYGGTYPARIWREIMSKALSNEPVKDFPRPSGLITATVDGKSGLLPGPNTPGDALVTDLFAEGTVPSETDNVHVFMEVCAASGQLPNEYCPDRVIKPLIKLPYSVPSFVEDFNQRAPKEYCTLHGPGAARNQPGPANQLNPAIPGTTGPQPDIPTGQTKQPGQENKDKRGSENRRNP; encoded by the coding sequence TTGGCAAACAAAAAAATAAAGAAAAGGAAGCTGAACATTTACCGCCTGGCCTTCTTCCTTTTGTGCGTCGCTTTATTAATTGCGGGCGGTACAGGCATAGGCCTGGTGTTCGCCAGCGTCAGGGACATGCCCGTACTGAACCCCAGCGTACTGGAGTCAGGCGCCTCAACCATGATTTACGACAAAGACGGCAACCTGGTTACCCAGATCGGGATAAAAAACAGCGTTCCCGTAGATTTAAAGGAAGTTCCGGAACACGTGCGGAACGCCTTCCTGGCCATTGAGGACCCGGGGTTTTACGAGCACCACGGGATCAGCCTGCGCGGAATTGCAAGGGCAGCCTGGTCAGACATTACCTCAAGGTCAATCAGGGAAGGCGGCAGCACAATCACCCAGCAACTGGTCAAAATTTCTTTCTTAAGCCCGGAAAGAACTTTGAAAAGAAAGATACAGGAGGTCATCCTGGCCTTTCAGGTTGAAAGGCGCTATACCAAGGACGAAATTCTGGAAATGTACCTGAACAATATTTACCTGGGCGAAGGAGCCTACGGCATTCAGGCCGCCGCGCAAACCTATTTTGGAAAGAATGTCGGAGAACTTGAGCTTGAAGAGGCCGCCCTGCTTGGCGGGCTGCCCCAGGCTCCCAGCGCCTACTCTCCCTACAGGGATCCCCAGGCTGCCTTAGAAAGGCGGAACACGGTGCTGGACAGCATGGCCAGGCGCGGCTTCATCGACGAAAGCCAGGCCAAAAAGGCCAAGGCCAGGGAAATAAAACTTGAGACAAAAGAACCCGCCGAAAGGCAATATCCCTACCCTTATTTTCTTGACTACGTAACGGACAAGCTGATAGAAAAATACGGGGAAGCCGAGGTTTTCAAGGGCGGGTTAAAGGTATACACCTCCCTGGACCAGAAAATTCAGCAGGCGGCTGAAGCAGCCATGGCCAGAAACGCCAACTTCCCGCCATCAAAAACAGATGCAAACGGCTTACTGCAGCCTCAAGGGGCAGTTGTAGTGCTGGACCCCCATACCGGCTACATCAAAGCTCTGGTGGGCGGCCGCGAGCATACTCAGAAAAGGCAGTGGAACAGGGCAACTCAGGCCACCCGCCAGCCCGGCTCCGCCTTCAAACCAATTGCAGCTTACGGGCCGGCCATAGAATACAAGGGAATGGGGCCCGCTTCGGTGGTTGACGACATTCCCGTAAAATACGGCTCTTATGAGCCGAAAAACTACGACGGCAGGTACCGCGGCCTGATCACCCTGCGCACCGCCCTGACTCACTCGGTCAACGTAGCGGCAGTTAAACTGCTGGCTGACAGCGTGGGCATAGATGCAGCCGTCAGGTTTGCCTCCGGGCTGGGAATTAACCTTGACCCTTCCGTGCACGGCGCCAGCATGGCACTGGGGGGACTGCACAACGGCGTTTCGCCGCTTCAGATGGCAGGCGCTTACGCGGCTTTCGCCAACCAGGGTGTTTATATTGAGCCAACCGCCATAGTGAAGGTCGAAAAACAGGACGGCGTTATTCTAGACCAGCCGGTACCAAAGCACCACCAGGCCATGAAGGCCACCACCGCCTACCTGGTCACGGATATGCTGAAGTCCGTTGTGCAAAGCGGGACGGGAAGCGGAGCCCAAATCGGGCGGCCGGCAGCGGGAAAAACCGGCACCACCGATGACGGCAAGGACATCTGGTTTGTCGGCTATACCCCTGAACTGGTAGCGGCCGTATGGATCGGATACGATCAACCGGCGGCCATGCCCCAGGCCTACGGAGGAACCTACCCGGCCAGAATCTGGCGGGAAATCATGAGCAAGGCTTTGAGCAACGAACCTGTTAAAGACTTTCCGCGCCCGTCCGGGCTGATTACGGCAACGGTTGACGGTAAATCGGGGCTGCTGCCGGGTCCCAACACTCCCGGGGACGCCCTCGTGACCGACCTGTTTGCCGAAGGAACGGTGCCATCAGAAACCGATAACGTGCACGTCTTCATGGAGGTATGCGCGGCCAGCGGCCAGCTGCCAAACGAATACTGTCCCGACAGGGTTATAAAGCCCTTAATTAAATTACCGTACTCAGTACCTTCCTTTGTAGAAGACTTCAACCAGCGCGCCCCAAAGGAATACTGCACCCTGCACGGACCGGGCGCAGCAAGGAACCAGCCGGGTCCGGCAAACCAGTTAAACCCGGCCATACCGGGAACCACAGGGCCTCAGCCGGACATACCAACCGGCCAGACAAAACAGCCGGGGCAGGAAAATAAAGACAAAAGAGGCAGTGAAAACAGAAGGAACCCTTAA
- the Dam gene encoding site-specific DNA methylase: protein MFYRCRIFRQGGQAMFETYCSAGMENKPKPPVKWAGGKGQLIPQFDPLLPKNDYHLYIEPFVGGGAVFFHLLPSKAILIDNNKELINFYLAVRDNLEQLLHSLKKHENTADYYYQVRALDAEKLSPVERASRFLYLNKTAYNGLWRVNSSGKHNVPFGRYKNPRIADEHNLRLVSEVLKQAELIHGDFSRVLDCAGPGSFVYFDPPYHPLSETASFTGYTPESFSAGDQRRLAAVFRELDRMGCTVMLSNSDTPFIRELYSGYDVKVVRARRAINCRADKRGPVNELVIRNYV from the coding sequence ATGTTTTACCGGTGTAGAATATTTCGCCAGGGTGGGCAAGCGATGTTTGAAACTTATTGTTCAGCTGGCATGGAAAACAAGCCGAAACCTCCGGTAAAATGGGCAGGCGGCAAGGGGCAACTCATCCCGCAATTTGACCCGCTGTTACCCAAGAATGATTACCATCTGTACATAGAACCTTTCGTCGGTGGCGGAGCGGTTTTCTTTCATCTATTACCTTCAAAAGCAATACTTATAGATAACAATAAAGAGCTTATAAATTTTTACCTGGCCGTGCGCGATAACCTGGAACAGCTGCTTCACAGCCTAAAAAAACACGAAAACACGGCTGATTATTATTACCAGGTACGCGCGCTCGATGCTGAAAAGCTTTCTCCTGTTGAAAGGGCGTCGCGGTTCCTCTACCTGAATAAGACGGCTTATAACGGGCTGTGGCGCGTCAACAGCAGCGGGAAGCACAACGTGCCCTTCGGGCGGTACAAAAATCCCCGTATAGCGGATGAACACAACCTGCGGCTGGTTAGCGAGGTGCTGAAACAGGCTGAATTAATCCACGGCGATTTCAGCCGCGTTTTGGACTGCGCCGGACCGGGAAGTTTTGTTTATTTTGACCCGCCCTACCATCCGCTGTCTGAAACGGCCAGCTTTACCGGTTATACGCCGGAATCTTTCAGCGCCGGCGACCAGAGGCGTCTGGCGGCGGTATTTCGCGAACTGGACAGGATGGGATGTACCGTCATGTTGAGCAATTCAGACACGCCATTCATACGCGAACTTTACTCGGGATATGATGTTAAAGTCGTACGCGCCAGGAGGGCCATTAACTGCCGGGCAGATAAACGCGGTCCAGTAAATGAGCTGGTCATCCGCAATTATGTTTAA
- a CDS encoding mismatch repair ATPase (MutS family) produces the protein MDKKALKRLEYHKVLEQLAACSGSSLGREKIMAMEPLDNLQAILRKQEETSEGRKLLRLEPFAEAGGWKDIRAQLRKAGQGAILDPEELLAVADTLTAGRTIRKFFQDRQEQYPLLYEVSSALVSLPELERKIKNAILPGGEVADGASPELAQIRRRLAAAQAQVKEHLEHIIRSPSYQKYLQEPIVTIREGRYVVPVKIEHRSQVPGIVHDQSASGATLFIEPMAVVEKNNELRRLMAAEKREIQRILAELSAGVAQHAGPIGASLEALGELDFIMARARYSQKLDAWAPLLEGEACMDIRRGRHPLLQGEVVPIDIRLGADFDTLVITGPNTGGKTVALKTAGLLVLMAQSGLHIPAGEGSRLGIFRQVFADIGDEQSIEQSLSTFSSHMNNIVEIIGKAGPDSLVLLDELGAGTDPAEGAALAQSILEKLHSAGAKTVATTHYGELKDFALTRERVENASVEFDAITLRPTYRLLIGKPGRSNAFEIAARLGLPEEVVKRARSFLTAEHIQAEELMRSLEKTQQEAEAERRRAAELASEARALKERYEKIEADLASKRESILSKAAEEAQALVRAARLEAEAAVRELREKMAEEAARERENAIREAREKLRKLQQRVGRAVPEKTVPGEAPAGLRPGEEVFLTRYNQKGYVLEPPGAGGEVLVQVGVIKMNVPLRELRRVKEARPAGGQSEVAGVLLNKAREISPELDLRGLYADEALLEVEKYLDDAYLAGLSRVYLIHGKGTGSLRAAIHRQLSGHRRVKSFRLGEHGEGGLGVTVVELA, from the coding sequence ATGGACAAAAAGGCGCTGAAGAGGCTGGAGTATCATAAAGTGCTCGAACAGCTTGCCGCCTGTTCGGGCTCTTCGCTGGGCAGGGAGAAAATCATGGCCATGGAGCCGCTGGATAACCTGCAGGCCATTTTAAGGAAGCAGGAGGAGACCAGCGAGGGGAGAAAGCTTTTACGGCTCGAGCCCTTTGCCGAGGCCGGCGGCTGGAAAGATATCAGAGCCCAGCTAAGGAAGGCGGGCCAGGGGGCAATCCTTGATCCCGAAGAGCTTTTGGCCGTGGCGGACACCCTTACTGCCGGCAGGACAATCAGGAAGTTTTTTCAGGACAGGCAGGAGCAGTATCCCTTGCTTTATGAAGTGTCCTCTGCGCTTGTTTCTCTTCCCGAACTGGAAAGAAAGATAAAAAACGCTATCCTGCCGGGCGGCGAGGTAGCCGACGGCGCTTCGCCGGAACTGGCGCAGATACGCCGCAGGCTGGCTGCTGCCCAGGCCCAGGTGAAGGAGCACCTGGAGCACATCATCCGCTCTCCCAGTTACCAGAAATACCTGCAAGAGCCCATAGTGACGATCAGGGAAGGAAGGTATGTGGTTCCGGTTAAAATAGAGCACCGCTCCCAGGTGCCGGGCATAGTTCATGACCAGTCGGCGAGCGGCGCAACCCTCTTTATCGAGCCGATGGCGGTGGTGGAAAAGAATAATGAATTAAGACGCCTGATGGCGGCGGAAAAACGGGAGATTCAGCGCATTTTAGCCGAACTTTCGGCCGGGGTGGCCCAGCATGCCGGACCTATTGGGGCCTCTTTAGAAGCCCTGGGAGAACTGGACTTTATCATGGCCAGGGCCAGGTACAGCCAGAAGCTGGACGCCTGGGCCCCCTTACTGGAGGGCGAGGCCTGTATGGACATCAGGCGGGGCAGGCACCCGCTTTTGCAGGGTGAAGTGGTGCCGATCGATATCCGCCTGGGTGCCGACTTCGATACCCTGGTCATTACCGGCCCCAATACCGGCGGGAAAACGGTAGCCTTAAAAACCGCCGGGTTGCTGGTATTGATGGCCCAGTCCGGTCTGCACATACCGGCCGGGGAAGGTTCCCGGCTGGGCATATTCAGGCAGGTTTTTGCCGATATCGGCGACGAACAGAGCATCGAACAGTCGCTGAGCACTTTTTCATCGCACATGAATAATATAGTGGAAATTATCGGCAAGGCCGGCCCGGACAGCCTGGTACTGCTCGACGAACTGGGGGCCGGTACCGATCCTGCCGAAGGGGCCGCCCTGGCCCAGTCAATTTTAGAGAAGCTGCACTCGGCCGGTGCAAAAACCGTAGCTACCACCCATTACGGCGAATTAAAGGACTTTGCCCTGACCCGGGAGCGGGTGGAAAATGCCAGCGTGGAGTTTGACGCCATTACTTTAAGGCCGACCTACCGTCTTTTAATCGGCAAGCCTGGCCGCAGCAATGCCTTTGAAATTGCCGCCAGGCTGGGGTTGCCTGAAGAAGTGGTGAAAAGGGCCAGGAGCTTTTTAACCGCAGAGCATATTCAGGCAGAGGAACTGATGCGCAGCCTGGAAAAAACGCAGCAGGAAGCCGAGGCCGAGCGGAGGAGGGCGGCCGAACTGGCCAGCGAGGCCAGGGCCCTTAAGGAAAGGTACGAAAAAATTGAGGCAGACCTGGCGTCGAAGAGGGAATCGATTCTGTCCAAGGCTGCCGAGGAGGCCCAGGCCCTGGTGAGGGCGGCCAGGCTGGAGGCGGAGGCGGCGGTAAGAGAGCTCAGGGAGAAAATGGCAGAGGAGGCCGCCCGCGAAAGGGAGAATGCCATCCGGGAGGCCAGGGAAAAGCTCAGAAAGTTACAACAGCGGGTAGGCCGCGCCGTGCCGGAAAAAACCGTGCCGGGAGAAGCTCCTGCCGGTTTAAGGCCCGGAGAGGAGGTCTTCCTGACCAGGTACAACCAGAAAGGGTATGTTCTCGAACCGCCTGGAGCGGGCGGCGAGGTGCTGGTCCAGGTGGGCGTAATCAAAATGAACGTGCCCTTAAGGGAACTGCGCAGGGTAAAGGAAGCCAGGCCCGCCGGGGGGCAGAGCGAAGTGGCGGGAGTGCTGCTGAACAAGGCCCGGGAAATTTCGCCGGAGCTTGACTTGAGAGGATTGTATGCGGACGAGGCCTTGCTTGAGGTGGAAAAGTACCTGGATGATGCGTACCTGGCAGGCCTGTCCAGGGTTTACCTGATCCACGGCAAGGGGACCGGCTCGCTGAGGGCGGCAATTCACAGGCAATTGAGCGGCCACCGCCGGGTAAAATCGTTCCGGCTGGGCGAGCACGGCGAGGGCGGGCTGGGGGTAACGGTGGTTGAACTGGCCTGA
- the TroR gene encoding Mn-dependent transcriptional regulator: MPAEFFTFREYMKKDEDLLTASMEDYLEMIYRLSKDTGFTRINDLAAALNVQPPSATKMVQKLAEAGYVNYERYGIILLSKNGEKRGRTLLERHRVVEDFLNLLGISEEILEETEKIEHTIGARTLNCLADFVNFFKDRPDLVRQFEAYRKRKREA, from the coding sequence ATGCCTGCGGAGTTTTTTACCTTCCGTGAATATATGAAAAAAGACGAAGATCTTTTGACCGCTTCAATGGAAGACTACCTGGAAATGATCTACCGCCTGTCCAAAGACACGGGTTTTACGAGAATTAACGACCTGGCGGCGGCGCTCAACGTGCAGCCCCCTTCTGCCACCAAAATGGTCCAGAAGCTCGCCGAGGCAGGTTATGTGAACTATGAAAGGTACGGCATCATCCTGCTGAGCAAAAACGGCGAGAAAAGGGGCCGGACGCTGCTGGAGCGGCACCGGGTTGTAGAAGATTTTTTAAACCTGCTCGGCATATCCGAAGAGATACTGGAAGAAACCGAAAAGATAGAGCACACCATTGGGGCCCGGACGCTGAACTGCCTGGCAGATTTTGTGAATTTTTTTAAAGACAGGCCGGACCTCGTCCGCCAGTTTGAAGCATACCGTAAAAGGAAAAGGGAAGCCTGA